A window of the Chloroflexus sp. Y-396-1 genome harbors these coding sequences:
- a CDS encoding histidine kinase, with amino-acid sequence MKHQQSPFIQALVSRYQRAALVFLVLLSLVALVVALSAVSDAMLRTAWPRLVGMLACLIGMLGLAWLTPLRVLKVWGQITLIGLELAAAVGAQVLYPTSLIDYIYLILILQGIVLFRPWLWSIIAVAVWVVWTIVRYQLSNDVIAWLQSNLALAFPAICAIIAAFIYARHLRRREQIQQMLHQLQQRSAVFSTFLREAQQRVALEERQRLMNLLASEVQQTLAYAERSITTALSAAQSNLQRLQTTLDTPRAAAATAMYRLRETLNILRAQPELDEQPTRMALNNQLDDTLIAPRPSSVLAWLLPSIFVSLSLGLALLQPHPLSLPAMLWLVVLGGLLIVASVFTQHADRSAFVQIGLAVQTLTITLMAVMTNLLPLLWGLLLVAWQMASRLSALQVLIFGALLPLLLFLIGFWQSLTLDVLTIVSLTIAVILVGTPLLMARHQLRRRQQAEQQVQLLTTDMQQQAKEIQAITVAAERARLAREMHDDLGSKLVLMNLELQLATELADEDPLAARDHLARSRELLRSAWQSLLAVVDADLPFQSTGLTQSLQQLVHQCAQSTRATVELTIQGEIDNIPPAVGHCIYRAVQEGLTNACKHANADTMVIDIRADDDYVVVTITNNDRSDRISPRVDPGGGSCGLIGLRERVELLGGGMEAGPLPDGGWRLRLVIPFEAEDKL; translated from the coding sequence ATGAAGCATCAACAATCGCCATTCATCCAAGCCCTAGTTTCACGGTATCAGCGAGCAGCACTGGTCTTTCTGGTCTTGCTCTCGCTGGTGGCATTGGTTGTTGCTTTGAGCGCCGTGAGTGATGCGATGCTACGCACGGCATGGCCACGGTTGGTCGGGATGCTGGCATGTCTGATCGGGATGCTGGGATTGGCGTGGCTAACGCCGCTACGGGTTCTGAAGGTTTGGGGACAGATTACGTTGATTGGTCTTGAGCTGGCCGCCGCCGTTGGTGCCCAGGTGCTGTACCCAACATCGCTGATTGACTATATTTACCTCATTCTTATTTTGCAGGGAATTGTGTTGTTCCGCCCATGGCTGTGGTCGATCATCGCTGTTGCAGTATGGGTGGTGTGGACGATTGTGCGCTATCAACTCTCAAATGATGTGATAGCGTGGTTGCAAAGTAATTTGGCGCTTGCTTTTCCGGCTATCTGCGCCATCATTGCTGCGTTTATCTATGCCCGCCATCTCCGGCGGCGTGAGCAAATTCAGCAGATGTTGCACCAGCTACAACAACGCTCGGCAGTGTTTTCGACCTTCTTGCGCGAAGCGCAACAGCGGGTAGCGCTCGAAGAACGGCAACGGTTGATGAATCTGTTAGCTAGCGAGGTACAGCAAACGCTGGCTTATGCCGAACGGAGTATAACGACTGCCTTGAGTGCGGCACAGTCGAACCTGCAACGCCTGCAAACAACTCTCGATACCCCTCGTGCTGCCGCTGCCACTGCTATGTATCGCCTTCGCGAGACTCTTAACATCCTACGCGCTCAGCCTGAACTTGATGAACAACCAACCAGAATGGCGCTCAACAATCAGCTCGATGACACGTTGATTGCGCCACGTCCATCCTCTGTGCTGGCCTGGCTCTTGCCCTCCATCTTCGTTAGCCTGTCACTTGGACTGGCCCTCCTCCAGCCGCATCCACTCTCGCTGCCGGCAATGCTCTGGCTCGTCGTGCTAGGTGGACTGCTCATTGTTGCCAGTGTCTTCACCCAGCATGCTGACCGGAGCGCTTTCGTTCAGATTGGTCTGGCAGTGCAGACGCTAACCATTACCCTCATGGCAGTAATGACCAACTTGCTTCCGTTGCTGTGGGGATTGTTGCTGGTTGCCTGGCAGATGGCCAGTCGCCTCTCGGCGCTGCAGGTGCTGATCTTCGGCGCACTATTACCACTGTTGCTGTTCCTGATCGGTTTCTGGCAATCACTGACTCTCGATGTGCTCACCATCGTGAGTCTTACGATTGCGGTGATCTTGGTCGGGACACCGCTCCTTATGGCCCGTCATCAGTTACGCCGTCGTCAACAGGCCGAGCAGCAAGTGCAATTACTGACGACCGACATGCAGCAACAAGCAAAGGAGATCCAGGCGATCACCGTTGCGGCTGAACGTGCCCGGCTGGCTCGTGAAATGCACGATGATCTTGGCTCAAAACTGGTATTGATGAATCTTGAATTGCAGTTGGCTACCGAATTAGCTGATGAGGATCCGTTAGCAGCACGTGACCATCTTGCGCGTAGTCGAGAATTATTACGAAGCGCATGGCAGAGTCTGCTGGCAGTGGTTGATGCTGATTTGCCCTTTCAAAGTACTGGCCTGACCCAGAGTCTGCAACAGTTGGTACACCAGTGTGCGCAAAGCACGCGGGCAACGGTTGAGCTGACGATCCAGGGTGAGATTGACAATATACCGCCTGCGGTTGGTCACTGCATATACCGTGCAGTGCAAGAGGGTCTGACCAATGCCTGCAAGCATGCCAATGCCGATACGATGGTGATCGACATCAGAGCCGATGACGACTATGTGGTTGTGACTATCACGAATAACGATCGCTCGGATCGAATCTCACCAAGGGTTGACCCGGGCGGTGGCAGTTGCGGATTAATCGGTTTGCGAGAACGGGTTGAACTGCTTGGCGGCGGTATGGAAGCTGGGCCACTTCCAGACGGGGGTTGGCGGTTACGACTGGTGATCCCGTTTGAAGCTGAGGATAAATTATGA
- the cmr1 gene encoding type III-B CRISPR module RAMP protein Cmr1: MKITLQTLTPLWTGGVDQTCDRLHETGLIGSLRWWYEVLVRGLGGYACDPTGEDRCPDKDGNRCVACELFGCTGWARKFRLRVLDEQGKLVQSVSAGQTLRVEFIELRQMVDEEKWLLSKTIEIAAKYGALGGKTTLKPQKDQRKGADMGIVSIVSTNTTNSLKRPDNSFFAKYRQVNPEGAPDLRWFFFVEGAFLWRKQMNHLLGQDENGNPISNASDWQKFLRGKRGGKSVDAESKKLFSFQSPGRIWGYAKDRQMRDDIIERLRKILENRKYTLKTGEEVLNGL; this comes from the coding sequence ATGAAGATCACACTACAGACATTGACCCCCTTGTGGACCGGCGGTGTGGATCAGACCTGCGACCGCCTGCACGAGACGGGGCTGATCGGTTCGCTGCGCTGGTGGTATGAAGTGCTGGTGCGCGGACTGGGTGGGTATGCATGCGATCCGACGGGTGAAGATCGGTGCCCCGATAAAGATGGTAATCGTTGCGTAGCATGCGAGTTGTTCGGTTGCACCGGTTGGGCGCGTAAGTTTCGGTTGCGCGTGTTAGACGAACAAGGGAAATTAGTTCAAAGCGTCTCAGCGGGACAAACCCTTCGAGTGGAGTTCATTGAACTGCGTCAGATGGTCGATGAAGAAAAGTGGCTGCTATCCAAAACTATTGAGATTGCTGCCAAGTATGGTGCACTGGGCGGTAAGACAACGCTTAAGCCGCAAAAAGATCAACGGAAAGGTGCTGACATGGGGATTGTTAGTATAGTTAGTACAAATACCACAAATAGTCTAAAAAGACCTGATAATAGTTTTTTTGCTAAATATCGGCAAGTGAATCCAGAAGGAGCTCCTGATTTGCGCTGGTTCTTTTTTGTCGAAGGCGCATTTCTATGGCGCAAGCAAATGAACCATCTCTTGGGGCAAGATGAAAATGGCAACCCTATTTCAAATGCAAGCGATTGGCAGAAATTTCTACGGGGAAAACGTGGGGGTAAGAGTGTAGATGCAGAAAGCAAAAAACTTTTTTCCTTCCAAAGTCCAGGGCGTATCTGGGGCTATGCTAAAGATCGTCAGATGCGCGATGATATCATAGAAAGACTCCGAAAAATACTCGAAAATAGAAAATACACTTTGAAAACTGGCGAGGAGGTTCTGAATGGGTTATGA
- a CDS encoding nucleotidyltransferase domain-containing protein yields MPTIENVAQRHALLEAELARYVKILQESYQPERILLFGSLASEQVEEWSDIDLVIIKESNQKFLDRIREVVRLLKPCVGVDILVYTPEEFAELSQERSFVRQEIIAKGKVLYERK; encoded by the coding sequence ATGCCCACAATCGAAAACGTAGCGCAGCGTCACGCGCTCTTAGAGGCAGAGCTGGCACGTTATGTGAAAATCCTACAGGAATCATACCAGCCGGAGCGTATTCTGCTCTTCGGTTCGCTGGCGTCGGAGCAGGTAGAGGAATGGTCAGACATTGACCTAGTAATTATCAAGGAGAGCAATCAGAAATTCCTGGACCGGATTCGGGAAGTCGTGCGACTTTTGAAACCCTGCGTAGGCGTGGATATCCTGGTTTATACTCCGGAAGAATTCGCTGAACTGAGCCAGGAGCGTTCGTTCGTGCGCCAGGAGATTATTGCCAAAGGGAAGGTGCTATATGAGAGAAAATGA
- a CDS encoding HEPN domain-containing protein, translating to MRENERWFLFAHQDLRMAELAMGEKLYNQVCFHSQQCVEKAIKGLLAHQGKIPPRTHRLADLLGLLDPDPFAEERFEIQLLDRFCIPTRYPDALPGSLPEGLPDAQDAHEALNTAQKILARIDQLVGR from the coding sequence ATGAGAGAAAATGAACGCTGGTTCCTTTTCGCCCATCAAGACCTGCGCATGGCTGAGCTGGCAATGGGGGAGAAATTGTACAATCAAGTCTGTTTCCACTCCCAGCAATGCGTCGAGAAAGCCATCAAGGGATTGCTGGCACATCAAGGGAAAATACCGCCACGCACGCATCGCCTCGCAGATCTATTGGGGCTGCTCGATCCTGACCCATTTGCGGAAGAAAGGTTCGAGATACAGCTACTCGACCGCTTTTGCATCCCTACCCGTTATCCCGATGCCCTTCCTGGCTCGTTGCCCGAAGGGCTACCGGATGCTCAAGATGCTCACGAAGCGTTGAACACAGCCCAAAAAATCCTCGCTCGAATTGACCAACTTGTTGGGAGGTGA
- the cmr4 gene encoding type III-B CRISPR module RAMP protein Cmr4, with the protein MAYQLNVLKYYALALDPIHVGTGGMRLGRVDLSIVREPGTNIPKIPGTSLAGAARAYAAMQVSGKFPGCAGQGGHCGQPDCPICVTFGFSKGSGISFQGLAQFSDARLIFFPVHSLAGPVWVTCPHVLEELSVTTTAPADNQVHVASGVQQSGKLNLGWLMLDVAGNNFAPQVTHVPQEILNRSVLVSNKMFGHIVNDNLEVRTSVSIDPQTGAAAEGALFTYEALPRACVLYFEVVISDPKFYQINGQQPLNTGGKQQVIDTVREGLTLFEFLGVGGMNTRGMGRLRVLNPNAGGTP; encoded by the coding sequence ATGGCGTATCAACTGAATGTACTCAAATATTATGCCCTCGCGCTTGACCCGATCCACGTTGGGACAGGCGGGATGCGTTTGGGGCGCGTTGATCTCTCTATTGTGCGTGAGCCGGGGACGAACATTCCCAAGATTCCCGGTACCAGTCTTGCTGGCGCAGCACGTGCCTATGCCGCTATGCAGGTCAGTGGTAAGTTCCCCGGATGCGCCGGGCAGGGCGGCCACTGTGGCCAGCCTGACTGTCCCATTTGCGTCACCTTTGGATTCAGCAAAGGCAGCGGGATCAGTTTCCAGGGGCTGGCACAGTTCTCGGATGCGCGGTTGATCTTCTTCCCGGTCCATTCTCTGGCTGGGCCGGTCTGGGTCACCTGCCCGCATGTGCTCGAAGAGTTAAGCGTGACCACAACCGCACCAGCGGATAATCAGGTCCATGTTGCCAGCGGCGTGCAGCAAAGCGGAAAGCTCAACCTGGGTTGGTTGATGCTGGATGTGGCAGGAAACAATTTTGCACCGCAAGTCACCCATGTACCACAGGAGATCCTAAATCGTTCTGTCCTTGTCTCCAACAAGATGTTCGGCCACATTGTCAATGACAACCTGGAAGTGCGGACTTCGGTGAGCATTGACCCGCAGACTGGCGCGGCTGCTGAAGGTGCGCTCTTTACCTACGAAGCGCTGCCTCGCGCCTGTGTCTTGTATTTTGAGGTGGTTATCAGTGACCCGAAGTTTTATCAGATCAACGGCCAGCAACCGCTCAACACTGGTGGTAAACAACAGGTGATTGATACTGTTCGGGAGGGTCTCACTCTTTTCGAATTTCTCGGTGTGGGTGGCATGAACACCCGCGGCATGGGGCGGCTGCGGGTGCTGAATCCCAACGCAGGAGGTACGCCATGA
- a CDS encoding nucleotidyltransferase domain-containing protein produces MPNGQSSPNVGQIADLLADYDSIEFALLFGSFADGNPQPWSDMDIAVYLSRSLGLLEQGQLTATLERHLNRDVDLLVLNTALDHNPALAYRAITEGMLLFCRDRETFVDCKTRAMLRYLDTTFLRALVSHAFHQRLKTGRFGTGG; encoded by the coding sequence ATGCCGAACGGACAATCTTCTCCAAACGTTGGGCAGATCGCCGATCTGTTGGCCGATTATGATTCCATTGAATTCGCCCTCCTCTTCGGCTCCTTTGCTGACGGGAATCCTCAACCTTGGAGTGATATGGACATCGCCGTCTACCTCTCGCGTTCGCTGGGCTTGTTAGAGCAAGGGCAGCTTACAGCGACACTGGAGCGTCACCTAAACCGGGACGTGGATCTGCTTGTTCTGAATACTGCCCTGGACCACAACCCGGCTCTGGCGTATCGAGCGATTACCGAGGGCATGTTGCTGTTCTGCCGTGATCGTGAGACGTTCGTGGATTGTAAAACCAGAGCTATGCTGCGCTATCTTGATACGACCTTTTTGCGGGCTTTGGTGTCGCACGCCTTTCATCAGCGCCTGAAGACAGGTCGGTTTGGTACCGGAGGATAA
- a CDS encoding DUF86 domain-containing protein: MQVSIVSSGCKCPGIGAFRQTYAIQDIRRDPHLEWALRYGLLEAIQIVIDLSCHLVNEKNLGVPSTYAECVDLLRRARILDDHLSNVISGMVGLRNILVHGYISVDPGRIYDLLDRLDDFRLFAKQIHSYISTMPGNSH, from the coding sequence ATGCAAGTATCGATTGTTTCGTCTGGATGTAAATGTCCGGGAATTGGAGCTTTTCGTCAAACATATGCCATCCAAGATATACGCCGCGATCCTCATTTGGAATGGGCGCTACGTTATGGCCTATTGGAAGCCATTCAGATCGTTATCGACTTGAGCTGCCACCTGGTCAACGAGAAAAACCTAGGTGTACCATCCACGTATGCTGAATGTGTAGACCTGTTGCGGCGGGCAAGAATCCTGGATGATCATCTGTCCAATGTGATATCGGGAATGGTTGGCTTGCGCAACATCCTGGTCCATGGGTACATTTCCGTAGACCCCGGTCGTATATACGATCTCCTGGATCGGCTTGACGATTTCCGGCTGTTTGCCAAACAGATTCACTCCTATATTTCTACAATGCCTGGTAACAGTCATTAA
- the gmd gene encoding GDP-mannose 4,6-dehydratase codes for MAPRRALITGITGQDGSYLAEFLLGKGYEVIGMVRRSSTVNFERIKHIQDKITLVSGDLLDEVSLIHILREHRPHEVYNLAAQSFVQTSWPQPVFTGETTALGVTRLLDAVRIVDPEIRFYQASSSEMFGKVVEVPQKETTPFYPRSPYGVAKVYGHWITVNYRESYGMHATSGILFNHESPRRGLEFVTRKISHGVARIKLGLDEELRLGNLEARRDWGFAGDYVEAMWLMLQQDQPDDYVIATGETHSVREFCELAFSYVGLDYRDYVVIDQRFMRPAEVDLLIGDASKARKKLGWQPRTSFTELVQMMVEADLQLVKEQMR; via the coding sequence ATGGCTCCAAGACGTGCGTTAATCACCGGTATTACCGGCCAAGATGGTAGCTACCTTGCCGAATTTCTACTCGGAAAAGGGTATGAAGTGATCGGCATGGTACGCCGTTCCAGTACTGTCAATTTCGAGCGTATCAAACATATTCAAGACAAAATCACGCTCGTCAGTGGCGATTTGCTCGATGAGGTATCGCTGATTCACATCTTGCGCGAGCATCGCCCGCACGAAGTCTACAATCTGGCCGCCCAGTCCTTCGTTCAGACATCCTGGCCCCAACCGGTCTTTACCGGTGAAACCACCGCCCTTGGCGTCACACGGTTACTGGATGCGGTACGGATCGTTGATCCCGAAATCCGGTTTTATCAGGCGTCGAGCAGTGAAATGTTCGGCAAAGTGGTGGAGGTGCCGCAGAAGGAAACGACCCCATTTTACCCGCGCAGCCCGTATGGGGTTGCCAAGGTATACGGTCACTGGATCACGGTTAACTACCGTGAAAGCTACGGTATGCACGCAACGTCAGGCATTCTGTTTAACCACGAGAGTCCACGACGCGGGCTTGAGTTTGTCACTCGCAAGATTTCGCACGGCGTCGCACGGATCAAACTGGGGCTCGATGAAGAGCTACGCTTAGGCAACCTCGAAGCCCGCCGTGATTGGGGGTTTGCCGGTGATTACGTCGAAGCAATGTGGCTGATGCTCCAACAAGATCAGCCTGACGATTATGTGATTGCAACCGGTGAAACTCATTCGGTACGTGAGTTCTGCGAGTTGGCGTTTAGTTATGTTGGTCTTGACTATCGCGATTATGTGGTCATCGATCAGCGTTTTATGCGTCCGGCTGAAGTAGACCTGCTGATCGGTGATGCCAGTAAAGCGCGCAAGAAGCTTGGCTGGCAACCACGCACCTCGTTTACCGAACTGGTGCAGATGATGGTCGAGGCCGACCTACAATTAGTTAAGGAGCAGATGCGATGA
- a CDS encoding helix-turn-helix domain-containing protein gives MNEPIGQRIARLRSELGWTQQELAERLAISRVAVSHIELGLSMPGERTITLLAGLFKREPLQLVAGTDYPPARAERLPFVACRYTEVELQLALLARDQEWIVQLGSVAAARAAVILDEWRIRLERLAQETLDRRELALIAAARRSLDR, from the coding sequence ATGAACGAACCAATCGGTCAACGGATCGCCCGTTTGCGCAGCGAGCTCGGTTGGACTCAGCAAGAGCTGGCCGAACGGCTCGCCATTTCCCGCGTTGCAGTGTCTCATATCGAATTGGGGCTATCGATGCCTGGAGAGCGTACCATCACGCTATTGGCTGGTCTGTTCAAGCGCGAGCCGTTACAACTCGTTGCCGGTACCGATTATCCACCGGCGCGTGCCGAACGATTACCGTTTGTTGCATGTCGTTACACTGAAGTTGAACTACAACTTGCCCTGTTGGCGCGCGATCAAGAATGGATCGTACAACTAGGGTCAGTTGCAGCCGCTCGAGCAGCCGTCATTCTTGACGAGTGGCGCATCCGGCTTGAACGCCTCGCCCAGGAAACGCTCGACCGACGCGAACTGGCGTTGATCGCCGCTGCTCGTCGCAGCCTGGATCGCTGA
- the sucC gene encoding ADP-forming succinate--CoA ligase subunit beta: protein MKLHEYQARDLLARYGIPVTGGGVAVTPAEARAIAEQIGGPVVVKAQVHVGGRGKAGGVKLAQTPAEAEQVARQILGMNIKGLTVEKVLVAEAVSYEREIYLSAILDRGSKRVMMIASAEGGVEIEEVAKTKPEAIVKIPAHPTMGLLDFQARELAFRIGLRDGKQARQFAQIASALYRAFVESDASLAEINPLVVKADGSLLALDSKVLLDESALFRHPDLAALHDPSAEPEAERRAREANITYIKLDGNIGCMVNGAGLAMATMDVIKLSGGEPANFLDIGGGASKEKVKTALQIILSDPNVKAVLFNIFGGITRVDEVARGIIAALEEVPTNVPMVARLVGTNEEAGRALLAESKLIPAATLAEGAQKAVAAARGEL, encoded by the coding sequence ATGAAGTTGCATGAATATCAGGCACGTGACCTTCTAGCCCGCTACGGCATTCCGGTAACGGGTGGTGGTGTTGCCGTTACTCCGGCAGAAGCTCGTGCGATTGCCGAACAGATCGGCGGGCCAGTCGTCGTCAAAGCTCAGGTGCATGTTGGCGGACGAGGCAAAGCCGGTGGGGTAAAATTAGCCCAAACTCCGGCTGAAGCAGAGCAGGTAGCCAGACAAATCCTCGGAATGAACATTAAAGGGCTGACGGTCGAAAAAGTTCTGGTTGCCGAAGCGGTCAGCTATGAACGCGAAATCTATCTTTCAGCGATCCTGGATCGCGGCAGCAAGCGAGTGATGATGATCGCCTCGGCTGAAGGTGGCGTTGAGATTGAAGAAGTTGCCAAAACTAAGCCTGAAGCGATTGTAAAGATTCCCGCTCACCCAACAATGGGCTTGCTCGACTTCCAGGCGCGTGAGCTGGCGTTTCGCATCGGTCTGCGCGATGGCAAGCAAGCCAGACAATTTGCCCAGATTGCCAGTGCTCTGTATCGAGCATTTGTTGAGTCTGACGCATCACTGGCCGAAATTAATCCATTGGTAGTAAAGGCAGATGGTAGCCTGCTCGCACTTGACTCAAAGGTGCTACTTGATGAGAGTGCGCTCTTCCGCCACCCTGATCTAGCAGCATTGCACGATCCCTCGGCTGAGCCGGAAGCCGAACGCCGTGCTCGCGAAGCCAATATCACCTACATTAAACTTGATGGCAATATTGGCTGTATGGTCAATGGCGCCGGCCTGGCGATGGCAACAATGGATGTCATCAAGTTATCGGGTGGCGAGCCGGCCAACTTTCTGGATATTGGTGGCGGAGCCAGCAAAGAGAAAGTCAAGACGGCGTTACAGATCATTCTCTCTGACCCGAATGTCAAAGCGGTGTTATTCAATATCTTCGGTGGCATTACCAGGGTTGATGAAGTTGCCCGCGGCATTATTGCTGCGCTGGAAGAGGTACCAACGAATGTGCCAATGGTAGCACGGTTGGTAGGAACTAATGAAGAGGCAGGACGGGCATTATTAGCCGAATCGAAGCTCATTCCAGCAGCAACGTTGGCCGAAGGTGCACAGAAGGCAGTTGCCGCTGCGCGCGGTGAATTGTAA